One window of Dehalobacterium formicoaceticum genomic DNA carries:
- the hpt gene encoding hypoxanthine phosphoribosyltransferase — protein MSSPDGIGKVIFTEEQIQQQIKQMADQINQDYQGMELIIICILKGSLYFTADLTRLLTIPLNVDFLSIGVSKEAGGNPGVVRITKDLDLSLTGRHVLLVEDVIGTGLTLGYICQHLESGKPASLKICTLLDNPAERLINMPIAYRGFLMPDVFVVGYGLDYQEKYRNLPYIAEFRPNNFHK, from the coding sequence ATGAGTTCGCCAGATGGGATCGGCAAAGTAATTTTCACGGAAGAGCAGATTCAACAGCAGATTAAGCAAATGGCAGATCAAATTAATCAGGACTATCAGGGGATGGAATTGATAATTATCTGTATCTTAAAAGGCTCTCTATATTTTACGGCAGATTTAACACGCCTTTTAACCATCCCCTTGAATGTGGATTTTCTCTCCATCGGTGTATCTAAAGAAGCCGGCGGCAACCCAGGCGTGGTACGCATCACCAAGGATCTTGATCTTAGCTTGACAGGTCGCCATGTGCTATTAGTGGAAGATGTGATTGGCACCGGCCTGACTTTGGGATATATTTGCCAGCACCTGGAAAGCGGGAAACCCGCCAGTCTGAAAATTTGTACCCTCTTGGATAATCCGGCAGAGCGGCTGATCAATATGCCCATCGCATACCGGGGGTTTTTGATGCCGGATGTCTTTGTCGTTGGTTACGGTCTTGATTATCAGGAAAAATATCGTAATTTGCCTTATATTGCAGAATTTCGCCCTAACAATTTCCATAAATAG
- a CDS encoding cytidylate kinase family protein has translation MKLHFITISRQTGSLGEEITELLAKKLDLPVISRDMVMNQWLPEVANSHELHMLAESPGFYLNMTEQGITFAQYLEQKLADFIEKQPSIIVGLGAQIIFAQHPSALHVRIIASQEVRTKRIMVSHSLEKKDAERFLELSDRKHKRYISTLYQKDWSDPGLYNLTLNTDDFQIDEAASLLHYLAINKQDALIPGEQEEGQASKPIIFKHPSEEEFAKILNMYNLDWEYEPRTFPIEWDAEGNVKMAFSPDFYLTKYDTYIELTTMNQKYVSEKKKKVALLKKLYPGTNINIVFKNDYYTLLKRFGLQKGVEEK, from the coding sequence ATGAAATTGCATTTCATTACGATTTCAAGACAAACGGGCAGCTTAGGGGAAGAGATTACGGAACTACTGGCAAAAAAATTGGATTTACCCGTTATTTCCCGGGATATGGTAATGAACCAGTGGCTACCGGAAGTAGCAAACAGTCATGAGCTTCATATGTTAGCGGAAAGTCCGGGTTTTTACCTGAATATGACGGAACAAGGTATTACCTTTGCCCAATATTTGGAACAGAAATTGGCTGATTTTATTGAAAAACAACCTTCCATTATCGTCGGATTGGGAGCACAAATTATTTTTGCTCAACATCCTTCCGCACTTCATGTGCGCATTATAGCCTCTCAGGAGGTGCGCACCAAAAGAATTATGGTCTCCCACAGCCTGGAAAAGAAAGATGCGGAAAGGTTTCTGGAACTCTCTGACCGCAAACACAAGCGATATATTTCTACCCTTTATCAAAAAGATTGGTCCGACCCGGGCCTTTACAATTTAACATTAAATACAGATGATTTTCAGATCGACGAAGCCGCATCTTTGTTACACTATTTGGCTATTAATAAACAGGATGCCCTTATCCCCGGAGAGCAGGAAGAAGGCCAGGCATCCAAGCCAATTATTTTTAAGCACCCTTCGGAGGAGGAATTTGCCAAAATACTTAATATGTATAATTTAGATTGGGAATATGAGCCCAGAACCTTCCCGATTGAGTGGGATGCAGAAGGAAACGTGAAGATGGCCTTTTCTCCGGATTTTTATTTGACAAAATACGATACCTATATTGAGCTGACCACGATGAATCAGAAATACGTTTCTGAGAAAAAGAAAAAAGTAGCCTTGCTCAAAAAGCTCTATCCCGGAACCAATATTAATATCGTTTTCAAAAACGATTATTACACCCTCTTAAAGAGGTTTGGGCTGCAAAAAGGAGTTGAAGAAAAATGA
- a CDS encoding NAD(P)/FAD-dependent oxidoreductase gives MKQINQHVIVVGGGASGMMAAITARKHGAKVTLLERNPRVGKKILATGNGRCNYTNIKTDVCCYQGNNPQFAQEALTLFDAAKTIEFFEKLGIAHKIEDLGKVFPRSDQASSVLDVLLYELQSLSVEILCDAYVVEIRKKKGSFIVKLKEGKTLYGDRVILTSGGKAMPSSGSDGNGYQLVQELGHTLTPIFPGLVQLKLSGNFFKQIEGVKFVGTAEVIQQEKGTAKDRGDILFGNYGVSGPPILQISRKAGEMLQKNQEAQLKLSIIDDLSKAHLTKLLTKRFRNSGAKTISFSLVGLINKRLIPVILKESGIKDLNVPAATISLHEAEKIAGLLTDWRFMITGTKGWPHAQVTAGGINTQEIDPESMESKIVPGLFFAGEIIDIDGMCGGFNLQWAWSSGFVAGRQAAIQ, from the coding sequence ATGAAGCAAATCAATCAACATGTCATTGTGGTGGGAGGCGGGGCTTCAGGAATGATGGCAGCCATTACCGCCCGAAAGCATGGAGCCAAAGTCACCCTCTTAGAAAGAAATCCGCGGGTGGGCAAGAAAATCCTCGCCACAGGAAACGGCCGGTGCAATTACACCAATATTAAGACCGATGTTTGCTGCTATCAGGGAAATAACCCTCAGTTTGCTCAAGAAGCGCTGACGCTTTTTGACGCAGCAAAAACCATTGAGTTTTTTGAAAAACTAGGCATCGCCCACAAAATCGAAGACCTGGGAAAGGTTTTCCCCAGATCAGATCAAGCCTCCAGTGTATTGGATGTGTTGCTGTACGAACTGCAATCCCTTTCAGTAGAGATCCTTTGTGATGCTTATGTGGTGGAAATCAGGAAGAAAAAAGGTTCATTTATCGTGAAGTTAAAAGAAGGAAAGACCCTTTACGGAGACCGGGTGATATTGACATCAGGAGGCAAGGCGATGCCTTCCAGCGGCTCTGACGGAAACGGTTATCAACTGGTCCAGGAACTGGGCCACACTTTAACACCCATCTTTCCCGGCCTGGTACAATTAAAACTGTCCGGGAATTTCTTCAAACAGATCGAAGGAGTTAAATTTGTTGGCACAGCGGAGGTTATACAACAAGAAAAAGGGACGGCTAAGGATAGGGGAGATATCCTGTTTGGCAATTACGGGGTCTCCGGACCCCCTATATTGCAAATCAGCAGGAAAGCCGGTGAAATGCTTCAAAAAAACCAGGAAGCACAGCTGAAGCTTTCCATCATCGATGATCTTTCAAAAGCACATTTGACCAAGCTCTTAACAAAGCGTTTCCGCAACAGCGGGGCAAAAACCATCTCCTTCAGCCTGGTAGGTCTGATCAACAAAAGATTAATTCCTGTCATCTTGAAAGAATCCGGCATCAAAGATTTGAATGTTCCCGCTGCCACCATCTCTCTTCATGAAGCGGAGAAAATTGCCGGTTTATTGACCGATTGGAGGTTTATGATTACAGGAACCAAGGGTTGGCCCCACGCTCAGGTGACGGCGGGAGGTATTAATACCCAGGAAATAGACCCCGAGAGCATGGAATCAAAAATCGTCCCCGGCTTGTTTTTTGCCGGTGAGATCATAGATATTGATGGCATGTGCGGTGGCTTTAATCTCCAGTGGGCCTGGTCTTCCGGCTTTGTTGCCGGTCGTCAGGCAGCCATTCAGTAA
- a CDS encoding 50S ribosomal protein L25, translated as MEKIILQAESRTGKPKATRAKGLVPGILYGKGEEAIPVSFQDPPLRKVLTKYGHNAKIWVDLNNQQKFGFIKDVQKHPVEDKILHIDVQMVSQDQEVKMLLPITFIGVEELEKRFFVVQPMKPEVEVIGKMNILPNQIVIDVSEKELGDTITYGDFGLDEEIKNNDPEDEVYGIIKAKKENVMEEEESQETEEGGAAGE; from the coding sequence ATGGAAAAAATTATTTTGCAAGCTGAAAGCAGGACAGGAAAACCGAAAGCAACGCGGGCGAAGGGTCTTGTTCCCGGGATTCTTTACGGTAAAGGGGAAGAAGCTATCCCGGTCAGTTTCCAGGATCCTCCCTTGAGAAAGGTCTTGACCAAATATGGCCATAATGCCAAAATATGGGTAGACCTTAATAATCAGCAAAAATTTGGTTTTATTAAAGATGTCCAAAAACATCCTGTAGAAGATAAAATCTTACATATTGATGTGCAAATGGTATCCCAGGATCAGGAGGTTAAGATGCTTTTACCCATCACCTTCATCGGTGTGGAAGAATTGGAAAAAAGGTTTTTTGTCGTCCAGCCTATGAAACCGGAAGTAGAAGTAATCGGCAAAATGAATATCTTACCCAATCAAATTGTCATTGATGTATCAGAGAAAGAACTAGGAGATACCATTACTTATGGAGACTTTGGGTTGGATGAGGAGATAAAAAATAACGATCCGGAAGATGAAGTCTATGGGATTATTAAGGCTAAGAAGGAGAACGTGATGGAAGAAGAGGAATCCCAAGAGACGGAAGAAGGCGGAGCAGCCGGGGAATAA
- a CDS encoding FHA domain-containing protein → MQRGPSPIASDQPYLKLINRREQLGFKVEETYNLRDKNIIGRSPKNEIVLKDPFISSEHGRIWQSGGIYYLEDLGSKNGSLLNGQPVSGPSILKNGDKISFGQLEFLFVTEQK, encoded by the coding sequence ATGCAGCGCGGCCCTTCTCCTATCGCATCGGATCAGCCTTATCTCAAGCTGATCAATCGTCGGGAACAATTAGGATTTAAGGTGGAAGAAACCTATAATCTTAGGGATAAAAATATTATCGGCCGCTCCCCCAAAAATGAAATTGTACTGAAAGATCCCTTTATCTCCAGTGAACATGGGCGTATTTGGCAGTCCGGAGGGATATATTATCTTGAGGATTTAGGGAGTAAGAATGGGTCTTTGCTTAATGGTCAGCCGGTTTCCGGGCCTTCCATCCTGAAGAATGGGGATAAAATTTCTTTTGGCCAGCTGGAATTTTTATTTGTAACGGAACAAAAATGA
- a CDS encoding FtsW/RodA/SpoVE family cell cycle protein, translating into MPLLKKYQSPVNIIALINVIAFGLLYLYQKPLNREILIAGGVMVFIIYLANIFVINLKFEDEILFMIVSMLSTLGIIMIFRLDPVLGGKQIIWFVLGNVVFFIASFIYRKINFWERLLYLYPVFSLILFLLTMFFGSEVKGATNWIFIGDFSFQPSEVMKLVFIFFIAAYYAHPDKLALNNLKVFRRKISVESKWVFMGLAFFQMGLLVLQRELGTILVLLLIYLTMVYIYEEDRKFFYLNGALLFFGGIIGASSLHYVQVRIAAWLNPWSDVAGKGYQIAQSLFAIGSGGFWGTGLGLGQPQYIPEVHTDFIFSAICEEMGIFGGVAVLLLYFILVYRGIKISLGLKNSFHQYIALGISLMFGFQTFIIIGGVIKLIPLTGITLPFVSYGGSSLITSFLALGILQSISSSKFMEEEELYERDEEKVPEAATAEKDN; encoded by the coding sequence ATGCCCCTGCTCAAAAAATATCAAAGTCCGGTCAATATTATTGCCTTGATCAATGTGATTGCCTTTGGACTGTTATATTTATATCAAAAGCCATTAAACCGGGAAATTCTTATCGCCGGCGGGGTGATGGTTTTCATTATCTATTTGGCGAACATTTTCGTGATTAATTTGAAATTCGAAGACGAAATTCTTTTTATGATTGTCTCCATGTTAAGCACACTGGGGATTATTATGATTTTTCGTCTCGATCCGGTATTGGGCGGGAAACAAATTATTTGGTTTGTATTGGGCAATGTGGTTTTTTTTATTGCCTCCTTTATTTACCGTAAGATCAATTTTTGGGAGCGCCTGCTCTATCTCTATCCGGTATTTTCGCTGATCCTTTTCCTTTTGACCATGTTTTTTGGCAGTGAGGTGAAAGGGGCTACCAACTGGATTTTTATCGGCGATTTCAGCTTTCAGCCATCGGAAGTAATGAAATTGGTCTTTATTTTTTTTATTGCCGCCTATTATGCCCATCCTGATAAGTTGGCTCTTAACAATTTAAAAGTATTCCGAAGAAAGATCAGCGTGGAAAGCAAGTGGGTGTTTATGGGCCTGGCTTTTTTCCAAATGGGATTATTGGTGCTGCAAAGGGAGTTAGGAACCATCCTGGTGCTGCTTTTGATTTATTTAACTATGGTTTATATTTATGAAGAAGATCGGAAGTTTTTCTACCTGAACGGCGCTTTATTATTTTTCGGAGGTATCATCGGAGCCTCCTCCCTTCATTATGTCCAAGTGCGGATTGCAGCCTGGCTTAACCCCTGGTCTGATGTAGCAGGAAAGGGTTATCAAATTGCCCAATCTCTTTTTGCCATTGGATCCGGTGGCTTTTGGGGCACCGGTCTTGGATTGGGCCAGCCCCAATATATTCCGGAAGTACACACAGATTTTATTTTTTCCGCTATTTGTGAAGAGATGGGGATTTTTGGCGGAGTCGCTGTCCTTTTGTTGTATTTTATTTTGGTCTATCGAGGTATAAAAATTTCCTTAGGGCTGAAGAATTCCTTTCATCAATACATTGCCTTGGGCATTTCCTTGATGTTTGGTTTTCAAACCTTTATCATTATTGGAGGTGTCATTAAATTGATACCCCTAACGGGTATCACCTTGCCTTTTGTCAGCTATGGGGGGAGTTCTTTAATAACCAGTTTTCTTGCCTTAGGGATTCTTCAGAGTATTTCTTCGTCCAAATTTATGGAAGAGGAGGAGCTATATGAAAGAGATGAAGAAAAAGTCCCGGAAGCTGCAACAGCAGAAAAGGACAATTAA
- a CDS encoding peptidoglycan D,D-transpeptidase FtsI family protein, whose amino-acid sequence MKEMKKKSRKLQQQKRTINVFILMSILFMTLIGYLTYFELFSKENIIASSYNRRQWAREDKTLRGTIFDRKGVVLAKSEMDGETQIRSYPFGALYSHIIGYNSISYGKSQLEAKYNEQLLNINPLNPVTDLRDKITGTKSVGHNLHLTLDHQLEKRAAELLGNRNGAVVALQPQTGEVLALVSKPDFDPSNTSLNDNWSKLIESEENPLLPRATQGLYVPGSTFKVAVSLKALEKGLDLKDFYDQGSIIIDGKKIENHGGTAYGSLDLERALAVSSNTYFASLGVALGEGNLKDLAQEVGLGKNISFDVPVSSSRFNYQNMSETDQAAVAIGQGKILVSPLQMAMITGGIANHGVVMQPYLVDKVVSANGFVVKKQEPNAFYRLAEADFADQVEEMMVNVVDNGTGRNAKISGIGVGGKTGTAQNELSAADDEKEHTWFIGFAPAEDPQIAVAVILEYSGSTGGKQAAPIAREMMIQWLKEQGII is encoded by the coding sequence ATGAAAGAGATGAAGAAAAAGTCCCGGAAGCTGCAACAGCAGAAAAGGACAATTAATGTTTTTATTTTAATGAGCATCCTCTTTATGACCTTAATTGGTTATCTAACTTATTTCGAACTTTTTAGCAAGGAGAATATTATTGCCAGTTCCTACAATCGCCGTCAATGGGCCAGGGAGGATAAAACCTTGCGGGGAACCATTTTCGATCGTAAAGGGGTTGTTTTGGCAAAAAGTGAGATGGATGGGGAAACGCAAATACGCAGCTATCCTTTTGGTGCCCTTTATAGTCACATCATCGGTTATAATTCTATCTCTTATGGTAAATCACAGTTGGAAGCTAAATACAATGAACAATTATTAAATATCAATCCCTTAAACCCGGTAACCGATTTAAGGGACAAGATCACGGGTACGAAAAGCGTGGGTCACAACCTGCATTTGACTCTGGATCATCAATTGGAGAAACGAGCAGCCGAATTACTGGGTAATCGGAATGGGGCAGTGGTTGCCCTTCAGCCCCAGACAGGGGAAGTTTTGGCTTTGGTCAGTAAACCGGATTTTGATCCCAGTAATACAAGCTTGAATGATAATTGGAGCAAATTGATCGAATCTGAAGAAAATCCTCTTCTTCCCCGTGCCACTCAAGGGCTATATGTGCCGGGATCTACCTTTAAGGTTGCGGTAAGCTTAAAGGCTTTGGAAAAAGGATTGGACCTGAAGGACTTTTATGATCAGGGCAGTATCATTATTGATGGTAAAAAAATTGAAAACCATGGAGGTACGGCTTATGGTTCCTTGGATTTGGAAAGAGCTTTAGCCGTTTCTAGTAATACTTATTTTGCTTCCCTGGGGGTAGCATTGGGAGAGGGAAATCTTAAGGATTTGGCTCAGGAAGTGGGCTTGGGCAAAAATATTTCTTTTGACGTTCCTGTCAGCTCCAGCCGTTTTAATTATCAAAATATGAGTGAAACGGATCAGGCAGCTGTAGCTATTGGCCAGGGTAAGATCCTGGTATCTCCCTTACAAATGGCCATGATCACCGGCGGTATTGCAAATCATGGCGTGGTGATGCAGCCATATTTAGTTGATAAGGTGGTCAGTGCCAATGGCTTTGTCGTCAAAAAACAGGAACCCAATGCCTTTTATCGCCTGGCCGAGGCTGATTTTGCCGACCAGGTAGAAGAAATGATGGTCAACGTGGTGGATAATGGAACGGGGAGAAACGCGAAAATTTCCGGGATTGGTGTCGGCGGTAAAACCGGGACAGCACAAAATGAATTAAGCGCAGCTGATGATGAAAAAGAGCACACCTGGTTCATTGGATTTGCTCCGGCGGAAGATCCTCAGATTGCTGTAGCCGTGATATTAGAATATAGCGGATCAACCGGGGGAAAGCAGGCTGCTCCTATTGCACGGGAAATGATGATCCAGTGGCTGAAAGAGCAAGGAATCATATAG
- a CDS encoding pyridoxamine kinase has protein sequence MNKRSVQRVAAIHDLSGFGRSSLSVVVPILSTMGIQVCSVPTAVLSTHTGGFEKYSFVDLTDYLPGFFEHWKRLKLDFDCIYTGFFGSSRQIGIISEFIDDFGNNPDTLVVVDPVLGDNGHLYSTMTVDMKEEMKKLVQKADIITPNFTEAAYLLDQPYDLNIKIKDLKRWLYELSQMGPEKVVITSAPACEDTKTTHVIAYNREDDRYWKVSCVYIPAHYPGTGDAFTSVLVGSLLQGDNLPIALDRGVQFITAAIRASYGASYPKREGVLLERVLGHLNMPFIISSYEIID, from the coding sequence ATGAACAAAAGATCTGTACAAAGAGTAGCAGCAATCCATGATTTATCTGGTTTTGGCAGGTCATCTTTATCGGTGGTGGTGCCAATATTATCAACGATGGGGATTCAGGTTTGTTCTGTACCCACAGCAGTATTGTCAACCCATACAGGGGGGTTTGAAAAGTATTCCTTTGTGGATCTCACGGATTACTTACCCGGGTTTTTTGAACATTGGAAACGATTGAAGTTAGATTTCGATTGTATTTATACCGGATTTTTTGGCTCCTCGAGACAAATCGGTATCATTTCTGAATTCATCGATGATTTTGGCAATAATCCGGATACCTTGGTTGTGGTCGACCCTGTGCTGGGGGATAATGGCCATCTTTACAGTACCATGACTGTAGACATGAAGGAAGAAATGAAAAAATTGGTACAAAAAGCGGATATCATTACCCCTAATTTTACCGAAGCCGCCTATCTTTTGGATCAACCCTATGATTTAAATATTAAAATCAAGGATCTTAAAAGATGGCTTTATGAATTATCTCAGATGGGTCCGGAAAAAGTGGTGATCACCAGTGCACCTGCATGCGAGGATACCAAAACCACCCATGTGATCGCTTATAATCGTGAGGATGATCGTTATTGGAAGGTAAGCTGTGTGTATATTCCAGCCCATTATCCCGGCACCGGTGATGCCTTTACCAGTGTGCTGGTAGGAAGTTTGCTCCAGGGTGATAATCTGCCCATTGCTTTGGACCGGGGGGTGCAATTTATTACTGCCGCTATCAGAGCCAGTTATGGTGCTTCTTATCCCAAACGGGAAGGGGTACTTTTGGAACGGGTTTTGGGCCATCTCAATATGCCGTTCATCATCAGCAGTTATGAGATCATCGATTGA